The sequence aaaaaaaaaaaaaaaaaagaatcatatttCCATATGCAGGATGCCCTTCTTTTCAATCTGCCTGGCACCAAGAGTGTAAACAATTTCTCCCAACTCACGGTTCCTATACTGAAAAAACTGAGATCTGAGGTAGACAACCAGTTTCCCCAATATCTTGCATTCCCTAGAAGTAGGCTTCTCCTTGCCTCAACCCATGAAAATCATCCCGAGTCCCTGAAGAGAAATATCCCCGAGCTCAGCCAGAGGCAAAGGCAAAGGTGGAACTCCCATCCCCAGGCCTGGGGACTCTGCTCTGTAACTCGACCAAGTGAGATGCCAAATCAGAGTGGCTCTTCAGTAGCAACATGTTGTAGGAGGTACATTCCACAGGTCCGCTGGGCAGGAACCTCTAGCCAGCCTTCCTTTTTGCTATGACCTCTGAATTTTCCTCTGAGTTTCTGTATCAGTGCTCACATATGGCTGTCTCATTAGGGTCATAGCAAAAATTCAATGTCATTCTGAAAAGTTCATAAAACTTTTGGCTCCCCCAAAGATGACTGCCTCCAGAGTCTGGGTCACATCTGTCCAAATTTACCAGACCTGTTCTCTGACCCTGTCACTTACATGCAGTTTCCTACCTCTAAACCTCTCTACTGCCAAAGCTGAAGGCATCTAATGATTTAGCTGAAGGAAATGCTCCACAAGCGTGAATTGCCATCAAAATCATGCAAAGGGACACAGTTAAATCTAagtatattattttaactttctcaGAGGTAATCATAATATGTGTCCTACTATGCACAAGCTTTGagaatcaagatttttaaaaggctattaAATCACATTattaatcaaaaaggaaaaaaatgcaaagaggaCAAGAACTAACATTAGTTAGCAACAGATGCCATAAATCtcttagctcatttaatcttcaaaattacCCATGGAGTTTATCTTTGccctgcaaaataaaaaatcagggaagagggagggtgTCCGAGTTAAACTCCCTGACTAGGCACAGTCAGCTTCAAACCCAGGTGTAACCCCTTAATCTTAATCTTAATCTTAATCTCACACCACACTTTCTCCGAGAAAGTAGGAACTGGAAGGGCATAATGGTAATGATCACTAAACAGACTATTCTCTCATGCTAATCAGGGAAACAGAGACTAAACAGATAAGAGCTCTATCTGCTGCATAATTTAGCATTAATTATTTGGTGAGTGCACTGCATTCATTTTGAGTTTTAGGTTCAGAAGACAGTTAACCTCATCCATTCCTATTTTTCTAGCTAGAATGTTGAAGTTCATTGCCTGACAAAatttcataaaactaaaaaatagttttgtggtGTTACCACATAATTGTGGAATATAATTGGTTGGCAAAAACAGTGAATCGCATTAACTTAGTCTTAAACCTGGACTATAGAAACTGAATAATGCCTGAAAGGTACCATAGTGAACATTTTTAGTGTTCCTCTCTCTTTTTGACaagccattttgattttttaagttttttcccAAGAAAATTAACCTagaattatcatttaaaatgtagTCTTAGacctttttatatttgtattaaaaatttttgaCTTTGGATGAGTAAGATTCTACTGAAGGAAAGACAGTTTGTACTCATTTTAATTCTAAACTGTATCATGATAATTTTCACTTATTACCCATAATTTTCTGATTCTGTCATCCTCAATTGTAGTTTGatgttaaagaaatttaaagttaAATCCTGACTTCTAACTGCTCTCTGTTGAAAATTTCCTTATTGGATTTTAGAAGGATAGGATTCTAAAACACAGTAGTGAAATGTTATAGAatcccaaaacaataaaaattaagtagACGAAATTCTTTCTATATTAAATTAAGAGTTTCTAGCTccttaaataatgaaaatcagaTCTCTGTTATAATATTTATGGTGAGAATGTTAAAGAAATTGATGTATGACTCACTTTCGTATTTTAGTTTGTGCTGTTTGTCTTAGGTTTCAGCTGAGCTGTGTCTCAATATGGGTCAGACACCTCCATCTGGTGGCCCAGCTATAAAATTCCCATGCCGTACTTTCTCAAGCTGCTCtctacatttgtgttgtttcaaatttctgagtttttaaattaatagcttaatcctattttaaatgtttttctcaaaatgtatttctcatgcAAAAGTGAATGATAGTCACAATAATTAGTGACCTTTAGGGACCTAAGCATTGTCTCCTCTGTTCCTGCAAGTCACTACTAATCATGAAAGACAGATGCATCCTTATGGCCAGTGAAAAtagcattttcttctatttctccgaagagaagaaaagagtttcttttaaattgtttaatatttaaattatcacTTCACAGTGATGCAGGCACAGCTCTTTTCAATATTCTATTTTATCAGCCTATGATTATTTATTAAGGAACAAGAGCAAAAGCCTCATTTTAAAACCAAGATATATCATCCCTTTTGCTTTCTCACAATTTACCaaattaattcttttattatagagatacttttattttatattgttttgggaatctttttttcttcttcctgaagaaTCAGTGCTGATGTTCATTCAACATACATAAAATTGGGATTATGTAGGGTTTTTTCTAATATCTTTAGAATACTTGAGAATCTGCAAATATATAACTTTAatgtcatttattatttcactcaaCTCATAATGGGCTTTTTTTCAATCATTAAACAACCCATTTGTCTATTCTACAATCCCAAATCACTGCCCTGTGCTTACCCCACCTCTGCTCTCAAACCATTCTGATGCCTTCAAACTATGAGCTGGGactcacatttaattttttaaatgagttaataaatgctGTGTTTCAACagaatcctttatttatttattccattaaATTCAGCCATCTATTTAAACAGGAATCTCCTCTTACTGTATATATGattgaaattatatatgtatatatatgtgtgtgtgtgattggaGAGTTCAGTGACTAACGAGGCTTCTGATTACCTGGTACATAACTAACTTCTTAATCTTGCCATGTTAATATTTATgaagacttttaaatttttatttgatatgtCCTATCTCTTTCTCTTAGCATCATTCCATCGATTTTGTGTGTATATTAACTCTAATTAACTAATTTTCCATCATCCTATGTCCTGTATGAGAACAACAGTTCTGTCATTGTTAACTTATTCTGTGTTTCAAATGTCATATAGATTATACACTCTTGTTCACTCATTCTTTTGATTCATGTGCAGCACTCTTTAGCCATTGTGCATTGACTAGTAAAACTCTCACTTTgaagaaatgagaataaaaacattattgattaaaaagttattttttagaatagtgaTATAACAGTATAACCAGAAAGGAATGTCCTTTTCCTTTTCAGAGGCGAGCTGCTGATAACTTGAGGAGACATCACCAATACCAAGTAAGTTATCCTTGTACCATGTCTtgaaatttccattaaaataaaatgcagtccCCCCTTCAGAACTGACTCAGGAGGAAATTTATTTACTCATCGCGTATCAATACTCTTGTTCTAAAATGCCTCAGGAAGTTATGAGGAACCTGGTGAAGCGATACGTTGCTGCAATGATTAGAGACGCTAAAACTGAAGAAGGCCTGACCGAAGAGAACTTTAAGGTAACTATTTTTCATCTTCATCAGAATAGGCAGATTGTGCAGAATATGGATCCAGATAGAGCACGTTTAAAATCAGAGCTGGAAATGCGGCTGTGTGTTCCAGCAAGCCTGTGTGCCTTCTGATTTTTCAACTGAAATCCTAAagaactgtaaaaataaaagaaaagcaagtggTGAAATTTCTTCTCAAAATAAATCGTTTTCAAACATACAGAGAAAAGCCTAGTGCTTAATGGCATTCTGACTTACCTGATCCCAGAGTGAGCTTCTGTTTCTGAAATTTCAGCCTGATTTTTAAATCCGAAACATTTACTAACTAAcacactaacaacaacaaaaacttcgtGTGTTCTGAAAAACTTTGATAGCGGTGAATTTAAGGTTTGAGTTTAATTGTAACTAATACACTTATAAACTTTCTCCTTGatagtttttaaattgtgtaagaggaaataagtaaaatgtgtGAAATATTATATGCTTGAAtcacatgtttaaaataatttagtttaaaattattGAGTGAGTGTTTAGAGGTTTTGGAAGAATGATTAAGGTCAATAAGATCTTACaggccaaaacaaacaaattaaaagaaatctgTAGGAGATATTTAACATAGAAAATAGCAGGCTTGAACGTGAGAATGAAGTAGTGAATTAGGTAAGAAGATAGAGAAATTACAAAACTTAAAGTGCAGGTTGAAAACTAGCTAGAAGCCCAGATTTTCTTCACAGCCATAAAGTTCAAATTGCAATATTAAATGATTCATGTTGCTTTAGGAGATAGGTTGGGGCAGGAAGCCACCAAGAAGGCTGCCATCAGGGTAAGACTGAGAATTCAGTTGTcccaaaagacaaggaaaaaggcTGAGTCTAAGAAATGTTGTTAGATTCGAAGAAATTCCTAGGATGTAGAGGCTGACCCAGATGTAGGGGGAAGGTCCTCTTTAAGACAGTAAACAACTGCAAGTAACTACCAACTCTTAAATTAGGCACCACTTAATTTTCAGATATCCCTTTGGACAGAAAAATGTGCCAATATTAAAAGTCTCATAAAATACACCCCAGAGACAGTGAGGTAACTTGGCAGCAGATGAATAATTTGGAGAGGAAGTCTTCGAAACTGTAGTCCCAGGGAAACCCAATATACTCAGCTGCATGTTGGTGGCAAAGATAACTCATGTTTCTTTTTGCATCGGCCTTAGGAAGTGTCCTTCCCAATTCCAGTAAGGAAATTAGTTGACATCAAAATGACATCAAGTATCCGTGAGAGAACTGGGAATTCTAAATAGAACCACAGTAGAGTAGAatccttgtttttaaaaaggagtgaAAACATTTCTGACCCATATATGAGAGGAGAAAATGATGTTTCCAAATGTTTAAGTCataacagaatttttttgttttaaattctacaTAGGAACTAAAGCAAGACATTTCTAGTTTCCGCtttgaagttctgggattactaAGAGGAAGCAAACTTTCCAAAATACAATCTGCAAATGCCTCGAAGGAGTCTTCAAATTCGGCAGACTCAGATGAAAAGAGTGATAACGAAGGTAATAGCAAGGacaagaaaaagaatttcagCCTTTTTGATTTAACCACCCTCATTCATCCGAGATCAGCAGCAATTGCCTCTGAAAGACATAACATAAGCAATGGCTCCGCCCTGGTGGCACAGGAGCCACCCagggagaagcagagaaaagtgaaTTTTGTGACCGATATCAAACACTTTGGGTTATTTCATAGACGATCAAAACAAAATGCTGCTGAGCAAAATGCAAACCAAATCTTCTCTGTTTCAGAAGAAGTTGCTCGTCAACAGGCTGCAGGACCACTTGAGAGAAATATTCAACTGGAATCCCGAGGATTAGCTTCACGGGGTGACCTGGGCATTCCTGGTCTCAGTGAACAGTGTGTGTTAGTAGACCATAGAGAAAGGAACACGGAcacactggggttacaggtgggAAAGAGAGTGTGTCCATTCAAGTCAGAGAAGGTGGTGGTGGAGGACACGGTTCCTATCATACCAAAGGAGAAACATGCGAAAGAAGAGGACTGTAGTATAGACTATGATCTAAACCTCCCAGACACAGTCACCCACGAAGATTATGTGACCACAAGATTGTGATACTTGAAGGAGGCAGCGTTGACCACACACGTACATGTTTTCCGTAGTGCTCTGGGTGggggaaaatgtttaaattgtatTAGCAGATGCTAACCCACACTTTATAACGTTTATCAGCTGTGGCATATTAACCTGTAACATGTTTAAATAAGGCAAAGGCAATCAAAAACCTTTTTGTTTTGTAGCCTGCTTTTGCTTTCACAATTTGTCTTACAATTGTTtttgttaataaataaatgcaccTTGTATTCTTGTACTGTTGCAATAACCCACAGAAACATTTTAGCTatctttttcaattaaaataaatgcaatgtatTTCATGTGGTAGTTGACTCCTAAAATAGGTATTTTTATATGCAAAAACCAATGTGGCTGAAGTATTATagcttttcataattttttaggGTCTCTAGAGAGGGTTACTCACCAAGGACTTTTCACCTAGTCCTACAGTTTggctttaaaacacaaatatttccaaattatttcttGACGACATGTAAATAATTATTGTACACAATTAAAGCAAACAAGTCTTCTTCTCATGGAGTCATGTCTAAACTCCCCAAATTCAGAAAAACTTTGTAGTGTTTTAGGTTGTTCCAAGGTTTCCTTTCAGTAAGTAAAAGAAGTGTTTGTCTTAATACATTTTGATGACTGATGATTTTTAACGACATCTTGTCAGAAAAAAACTCGCCCctccagttttttttaattatctatttCAGATTCAACTGCTTATCAGTATAAATGTGAGTCTTTATGAATaactgaatttcaaaaatatggcAAGATTTCTcagttatagaaaaaaataataaaccataaTATTGTAAGCATCTTAAACAAGCAAGATGTTTACATACTAATAATatccaaatgaaaatgaatttattctaaCAATCTAAATCTAAGTAAAGTTGAATTCCAGTATTTTCAATCAATGCAATATTGTAATCaattcaaaagaaatacaaaaaaactagcagTCTCCTCTTTTCACCAGTAATCTTTacgtatttctttaaaattaaaatcactcaaaaatcattattaattttatcaGCAGATATAGATATACAGTTTTGCCTATAGGAAAAACATTCTtatgtcttgtttttctttctattgtttaCAAGGTAATTTAGCTTATAATAATTCACTGAACTCTTACAAGGAAAGTGTTTGCAATTTACATAAAATTGGTACTAGAAACTTAAAGCTTAAATTTTACATTGCTTGTGTCTGTTTAAGCCACTACGGGAAGTTTCTTCACCACATAAAATtagcatttatttcaaataaatagaaaaatgctaagttcattttatttcaaaaattactcTGCGAACTTCAGAAATTGCATATGATTTATCATTGGCCCCAAACTGCATAATGTTATGGCACTCAGTTTCTCATTACCAAACATCAAAAATAAGGAATAACAGCAATAACAATGCCAGCCTCTGTTCTATTCCTATACACCTATTGACATATATACACTGCTCTTAACTGCCCTCTGAAGTAGCTCCTGtttttgtccccattttacagatgatgaaactgagaccAGCACTAACTGGCTAAGGTAACACAGCTCGTGATGGAGCTGTGATGGTGTCCGCCAGAGCCATTCCCTTCACCACTGCATTGCACTGCCTTTCAGAACATAAAAAGAGAAGGTTATAAAATATGCATACACAGGGGTTACCATTGCCACTTCTGAAGTGCTATACCTTGAGAGAGAATGAGTTTGGTATGCTTCATAAGGGTCCCTTCTTCTAAAGCAAGAGAAATgtgcaaaatataaaatgtgctGTATTTGATTCTTTGGGCTAAATTAAAGTtagtagattttaaaaacatatttagtaTGTGATCTCAGAACTCAGTCTGAaatattagattttaattttcagaaaagcCAGGAGCACTAAGGCCCTGTTCACTTCTAAATCTGGTTTTTGAGGATTTAGGAATGGGCCAAATTGATTTGGAGAAACGTAAGCCtaaatgaatgtatttattgTTTCAAGAACACCTTTATCTCAAGTATATTAGGACTCAGAGCAAATCCTGGGGCTACtgaaatactcatttttttctaaatcatacCTACAGTAGTAGAGAAATTGTAGGCCTATTGTTAATATTTGggatattttctattaatttctttttgcCTCTCCTGtgcattgttgttttgttttgtttttttcccaaagtaAGGACACTATACATCACCATTTTACATACTTTACCagaatttaatttcaaattgtctctgttcCGTCAAGCAACACCAATAACAGTACAAGCAACAAAACCTTTTTTCCCCCAGTAGCTTATTTACATCAGGGGTTAAGGTGCTAACATTTTATAGGGGAACATGATAACAACAGAGGAATGTATTTGGAGCAAGTAAGACCCTCCTTTTCAGTGTCCTAGAAAGGATGATTCTATCAACCCCCACATGTTGCTGACAGATGCGTTTATGAGTATGAACAAAGTGCTGGATGTTATTAGTACCCGATGTTGCTAATATCACTAGAATTGAATGCTATTCTAAATACACAGTGATATTATGTAGCATTAATGAAGATGAAGAGTAGGGATCAAATAAGAAAAGTCAAACAGCAGGATAGCAAGCAAAGAAATATTGTTTCTTTGAGGTTTGTGAGTACTTCAGGGTGTTCATTTCTATTCATATTTCTATCCACAGAAATTTCTAAATGCTATATAGAAGTTTGAAATCACCTTCATTTACATAAATaatgtttctcatttttcatactctcttaatcttaaaaaatctatttttcttaaattttgtgccTGAGTTGGGTGAAGGAGTGTGTTGAAAATTCAGTTTAATAGACTAGCAGGTAAGTTTAAAACACTTTATCACAATTATATTTTGGAAGTCCCATTTATAAGAAAGTATGCTATAAAGATGTACCTCATTATTTGTAATAAAGGTTTTCCTTAAAATTTCTGTGCAAATAAATCTATATTAACTTCAGTAAGGAAAttggctatattttttaaaatggtggtgaattattttataaaatcatcagtaATTTTTCAAAGTGATAACATCCTCAGAACGTATCTGTTTCATGAGTTGAATATTTGTATatcaaattttcttaaattagttACTCTATGCACTGGACGGCAATTAAACTAATGCAAAAACATACTCACTTTCTTGCCTTGATGTAGACAGCAACTTGAAATACTTTAGTGATCAAACAAATTGATGAAAAGTCAAGGATAGTAGACTCACCATGCTATTCTCAAAGAAGCAAAGTCAATTTTCTAACAAAGGTGGAGGAAACATAAGTAAAAATGgcataaaaatgtattcttctaACATTCAATAATCCTTAATAACTCTGGGATTTAGCCGAGTAAATGACTATCCAGTCTCACGGCTCTTTATTGAAGAGAGGCCACCAAGTTTTGAAATCTGTCCATTCTTAGTCCTTGTGCGTTGTATTTTCAGCTGTCTTCTACGGTGTATACAGCTGCCTTCCATGCTCAGTGTCCTTAAAACTCAACCTAGTAAGAACCATCCATTGTGGCCCTATAAATATGcttacaatatatttttctttatttgtattatcCGAAATTCTGACTTAAAACTAACCATAGAATTTAGAAATTTAATATTACTGGCATTCCTCTTAACTTCAAAACCATTATTCTGATTTTACAATGTCTgaaaagccattttatttataCAGTGTTATCACAtgccttttttaatttaaattttagaatcatgTTAAGTAAGTTCACTGTAGATAACTGGGGAAAGTAAAGCCCAGGGAATTTATGGAAATTATCTAAATTTACCCAGGTGTTTGGGGGTCAAGTTGGGGCTTAAACAAAAACCTCCTCATCTAGATATTTGGATGAGACATCACATTATAAATGCCTTGACCACTGACTTTTTATTTGGggaacattttctcttctttgcccTTGTAGAAGATATAGTTGTCCAAACATTCAAGTTAAAATTCAGAATTAATACcttattatcttttgttttcctaCAAAACTGTGTtaagggaattttttaaaagctggttTCTTACAGTTTTCAGAAAATACACTGTTCATTTTCACTGAAAGTGTAGATTTTATGATAACCTGTATGCATACtggtaataataaaatgtattaaataatatcAAAGCTTCTCAACTGAAAAACGATAGAGATGGACAATGTATAGTTGAACTAAGATTGGGACAATGGGACCAAGCCTGGATACAGTCACACCGTTACTAGGCTGACGGTGAAGACATCTCTGCAGGTCAAATTCACCAGTAGCAAAACCATTAATTTCCTCTAGAGCTGCACCGTTCAATAAGGTAGCTCCTATCCTCATACGGCTATTAATCACTTGTAAGTGTGACGAGTCTGAATTAGGATGTGCTGTAAGTGTGAAACACACACCAGATTTCCAGGACAGTATGAAAATAATGTAAACTAgctcataaatattttatgttggcTACATATTGAACTGATAGTATTTATGAAGTATTGATTTAAAATACACTAAGTAAATGAGTTTgatgtttcttttcccttttacaacgtggctactagaaaattgaaaaatacgTATGTGGCTTGCATTTGTGCCttgcaatacatttctattggacagtgttGCTCAGgaatgtttgtatttctttcagtCAGCTCATGAATCTCCATCATGTGAATTGCAAAGGTAGAAAATTCTATCTTTAATTactcaaaaaaattttatgtaGCTCTATTAAAGTTTGCAGTCTCTCCTTGATTCCTAATCTCCTAATGGACTCACTGGTAATAATTTGCTGTTTTTCCGtgtttttcctttgccttcacaaatgtattaatatataaatatacatgcagcTATATAGGTTATGGTTTTGTTATCATTTTTATCAAGAATTTCATCACACTATACCTATAACTTAGCAAATGGTTTTATCTATCAGTGTGTCACAGAAaccttttctaaaataattaaatatagtgGAGCCATTTGaatctatttaaataaattcctCGACTAGTTATTTTACCTAGTGAAATATTATCacatgctatttttaaaaccatgataGAAGAGCTACTTATTGGAGAAAACACAAGGTTTcgtttgtttccttctttgtcttttgagacggagtctctccctgttgcccaggctggagtctagtgacacaatctcagctcactgcaacctctgtctcctgggttcaagcgattctcctgcctttgcctcctgagtagctgggattacaggagcttgccacacatctggctaatttttgtatttttagtaggtaggggatttcaccatattagccaggctggtctcgaactcctgacctcgtgatctgcctgcctcagcttcccaaagtgctgggattataggtgtgagccaccgcacccagcccacaagGTTTTTAAGTGATGAGAAATGCCTGACAGACAACAAAGTGTGTCTGAAAGGCAAATAAGCCTATTTCTCTCTTTCGTTTACAATCTTGCAGGGCTCAGTTTCTGGTACCAGCATCGCTTCTCAGCATCATTCGCTCACACACTGTACTTTAGCCATATTCTAAACTTCTTTTAACTCCTTACGAGTTAGTATTGTTCTTTTCTCTAACACTTGCAAACATTGTTTTTCCATGCTTGAATAAGAATTGTACCAAAATTTTAATACAGGATTTTAATTAATTCTAATTGACGTATTTTATGATTTCCTTTAGATCTAATCGAATTGTTttaccaaatttctttttttttttttaaagaaaatcttttccTGAGGCTGCACATAAAGAGCCAGGTTACCCCTCTGGAAATGAAGTGTGATCCACATTGACATGCTTTCAGGGCACCAATGTACTTTGAAAGGTTTAATTACACCCAGCAGACAACTCACTGTGCTGTTTCAGCATTCAGAATGCAAAATGCCCTGTACTTTGGGGGAAGGCAGGAAACTGATATTTTTTCATAGCTGCTGTGGTGTGACTGCAAGTCAGGCCCTTCATCTCTTTAGACCTCAGTTGCTGATATTTGAAATTTCTGGATAAAAATGTCTTATCTATCTCAAAAATATGAAACTATATTAAGTCATCTTTCTAAAGTTAGAAGTACCaaatatgaaattagaaaaagaaggttTTTTAGATTATCATAGATTTATAttcaattgtaagaaataatgcaAGCATATCTCATGTACCATCTACCCATTTTCCCCCAGTGGAAACATCTTTCAAACTGTAATGCAAATATCGCAGGATTTTGACATGTGTTTCATTATCCACTGATGTTACGCTGGTTTCCAAAGATTTACATGTacttacttgtgtgtgtgtgtgtatttgtgtgtttatttagtTCTATACAGTTTTACTACACATACAGGTTTGTGTATCCACAACCATAGACAAAATACAGACaatttccatcaccacaagaaTCCTGGAATTGTCCTTTTACAGGAATACATCAGAAACATTgtaggttcagttccagactactgcaataaagcaaatatcacaatacaGCAAGTTacacaaatgttttcatttcccagtgcatataaaagttacatttatactatactgtagtccATTAAGTATGTGATAGCACTGTTTCTAAAAAGCCATGTACATATCAAAAGCAATGTACAGATCTTAACTAAAAAGAGTTCATTGCTAAAAATTGCTAACAATTCAGTGAGCTGTAATCGTTCTGCTGGTGAAGGACCTCGTCTCTATGTTGGTGGCTGCTGATTTATCAGAGTGGTTGTGGCCGACTTTTGGGGTCGCTGTGGCAATTTTTTCACGTAATACAACATTGAAGTTCGgtgcattgattgactcttcctttcacaaaaatattttctttgtagcatctgatgctgtttgatagcattttactcataGAACTTCTTTCACAATTGGAGTCAGTCGTTTCAAAAACCTACTGCAACTTTAGCAACTAAGTTTAGGTAATCACCTAAATCCTTTGTAGTCATTTTAACAATCTTCACAGCATctttaccaggagtagattctgtctaaaaaaaaaaaaaaaaaggtccatctttgctcatccataagaagcaattcctcatctgtatgagttttatcatgagattgcagcaattcaattatatcttcaggctccacttccaattctaattcttttgctatttctaccacatctgcagtgacttcctccactaaAATACTGAAACCTTCAAAGTCATCCGTGAGAGCTGGAATCAGCTCTGTCCAAAAACTGGTTCATGTTGATACTTTGACCTCTCCTCGTGAATCACAAATGTTATTAATGATATCTACAATGGTAaattctttccagaaagttttcaacaTACTtcgcccagatccatcagaggaatcactatctatggcagctacagcctaacaaaatgtattttttaaataatatgacttgaaagtcaaaaattGTCCTTGATCCATGGGCCGTGGAACGGATGTAGTGTTAGCCCACATGGAAACATCTCTTCGTATCTCTCCGTCAGAGTTCTTAGGTGACCAGGCCCACTGTAAATGAAcagtagtattttaaaaaacgAAAGAAAACTCTTGTTCTGAGCAGCCGTTCTCAACAGTggtcttaaaatattcagtaaaccatgcagtaaacagatgtgctgtcatctaaGCTTTGTTGTACCATAGAGagagcataggcagagtagatttagcatagttcttaagggccctaggattttcggaatggtaaatgagcactggcttcagtCAACAGCTGCATTATACCCTAACAAGAGAATCAACCtattctttgaagctttgaagccaacCATTGACTTCTCCGCTCTAGCTAGAAAGTGCTAAGACAGTATCTTCTTCcagtagaaggctgttttgtcttcTGGACACttcactgcagctt comes from Nomascus leucogenys isolate Asia chromosome 9, Asia_NLE_v1, whole genome shotgun sequence and encodes:
- the TRPC4 gene encoding short transient receptor potential channel 4 isoform X8 is translated as MWDGGLQDYIHDWWNLMDFVMNSLYLATISLKIVAFVKYSALNPRESWDMWHPTLVAEALFAIANIFSSLRLISLFTANSHLGPLQISLGRMLLDILKFLFIYCLVLLAFANGLNQLYFYYEETKGLTCKGIRCEKQNNAFSTLFETLQSLFWSIFGLINLYVTNVKAQHEFTEFVGATMFGTYNVISLVVLLNMLIAMMNNSYQLIADHADIEWKFARTKLWMSYFEEGGTLPTPFNVIPSPKSLWYLIKWIWTHLCKKKMRRKPESFGTIGRRAADNLRRHHQYQEVMRNLVKRYVAAMIRDAKTEEGLTEENFKELKQDISSFRFEVLGLLRGSKLSKIQSANASKESSNSADSDEKSDNEGNSKDKKKNFSLFDLTTLIHPRSAAIASERHNISNGSALVAQEPPREKQRKVNFVTDIKHFGLFHRRSKQNAAEQNANQIFSVSEEVARQQAAGPLERNIQLESRGLASRGDLGIPGLSEQCVLVDHRERNTDTLGLQVGKRVCPFKSEKVVVEDTVPIIPKEKHAKEEDCSIDYDLNLPDTVTHEDYVTTRL